The following DNA comes from Pirellulales bacterium.
CGGCGGCTGCGGGTTTTTTGGTTCGATTGTCGTCGCTTAGGGACGGCCATAGTATTTCCTGCAATCAGTAGTTAAAGCTTGCGCAAACACATCGACCAACCGGGCGAGCAGAATGCGCTTGAGTAAAGCTCGCTCACGGGCAACCGAAGGGGTCGCTTACTCAACTACATCTGGCGAGCGGCTTGTCGCCCAGCTTGTCGAGCCGTTCTTCGGGTTACACGCTTGGCGCGGCGCTTCTTCACTCCGGCCCGAACACGCTGTACCAACTTCTTTAGCGGTCTGCGTTTCGCCATAACCACTCCTCCATGTGAGAGAAAACGGAAAAGCAGAATATAGCAAGTCTGCCGCCCCGCGCCTACTTACCTAGAACCCGGTAATGTCTTAACCGTGCGCAGCCCGACAGGGCAATTACCTTTGCGCTATTATTTCCCGAATTGCCGCAGCGATTCCGAAGTAATCTACGCCAGCCGAGATGATTCCCAGGCCGAGCGTGCCGACACCCACAATCAAACAGACAAAATCATAAGCGCCATAGTTCGACTGCATGGCCTCGGGCAAGACAGCCGCGTTGCTATTGTGGAAGTAGAACTCGGCGACCTGATCCCGACTGCGTTCTTGGGAGCATTCGTGTGCGGCAATAGGGCCGAGAATGAGCAACCCACCGACAACAATCATCATCACGGGAACATACAATTTCATGGCAACGGCTCCTGGCATTGAATTGCAAGCATATCCCGTTATTCGTTGGCAAAGCGGATTTATTGGAGACGAAGTGCTCGCTCATTCTACTCCGACTTTGCAGCTAACAAAACACGGCCTACAAAAAACCAAGCGACCCCGGTGGATTCCAGCGAAGGCTTCCACCGGGGTCTGTTCGGCCTGGCGTACCGGGCTGACACACACAGGCCAAAGTTATCGAAGTTGCAGATGGCTGCCGTGCGAACGATGCAGCGCTCACGGGCAGCGGGACAATTACCGTTTACGGCTTAGCGTCGCGGCTGCTGGTCGTGCTCCTGGCTGATAAGCTTCATCAGTGCATCCAGCCGGCGCTCGATGTTATCCAGCCGAGATTCAACATCAGGGCGATTTCCATCCGCCCGATCGTTGCGAGCCGTGGCGCGATCATTCCTCGGCGGCGCACCAGCATTGCGGCCACCAGCAGCGTCGTTGCGCGCCAGTGGGCCAAAGCCGCCGCCGCCAAAACCACCGCGGCCCATCATGCCATCGCGACCAAAGGCTCCATCTCGTTCATCTCGCTGCCAGGCAAAACCACCCCAGCCGCGCTGGCCATCCCGTCCCGCCATGGCCGGTGGACCGCCCCGTTGAAATCCTTGTGGACCACCGCGCCAATTATTCCAGGCGAAAGCCGGCGGACCACGGCGACCAAAATCGCGCGCGCCGGCACGGGGATTACCATTGCGGGCCATCCAAGCGGGACCACGGTGAGCATTGCGGGCCATGGCATTGGCACGCGCCCGATGAGCAGCGTTGCCCTTGTGTTTTTTCTTGCCGTGCTTGTGATGTTTGTGATGGCCTTTTTTGCCGTGCTTGCCGGCGGCCGTCATTGAATTGCGACGATGGTTTGTCGAAGCAGCCTGACGATGATACATAGCAGAGTATCGATCGGCGCCTGCCCATGGCGGTCCGAAATGGCCACCGCCGAAATTAAATCCGTCGCGCGCAAAGCCGCCGCTAAAACCACCTCGTGCTGCACTGGCGCCAAATCCACCACCGCCACCGAAACCACTGCCGCCGAAACTACTGCCGCCAAATCCACCACTGCCAAAACCGCCACCGGCATTCATTCCACGCCCAAAGCCGCTTCCGAAACCTCCGCCGCCGCCCATGGCGCGCGGTCCCTGACCACCACCAAATCCACCGCTACCGCCGCCGAAACCACCGCGCGGTGGGCCATCGCGCCGATCAGCCACGCGATCGCCAAGCAATTGATCGAATTCTCTCCATGCTTGCCGATCAAATCCATCGGCCCGCCGGTCCGCGCCGTCCCGTGCCCGGCCGCCATCCTGGGCGTGCACTACAGAATTTGAAAGCAGCAACAAACACCCAACAATGGCCGCCAACGAAATCACGCGCGGCAAGCCCAAAGCACAGACCCTCACACTCTTCGCCTGAAACATGGAGAAGCTCTCCTCACGCCCGGGAGGTAATTTGCCGCTCATAACGCACACTGGCGGCTATCAGATCAAACCCGGCACTGGGGGCAAAGTTCCGCAGGAAGAAATGACCAATGACCAAGCACGATTGACCAATCTTGTGGGCGGCTTACTGTAACCTCATTGGTCATTGGGATTTGGTCATTGGTCATTGTCATCTGCGCCCGCTAGCTGCTGGCACTGCGGTATGCTTCCAGCGAGCGTAAAAAGATCCACCGGCTGGCTACAATGCTGGCCGCCGTTGCCGCCAACGCAAAGAGCGCTAAATACCAGTATTGCGGCTCCATGGGCATTGCCATCAATCGGGCCGGCACATTCACCACCACCAGCACGGGAATGACAAACGTGAACAGCATCCGCAGCGGACTGCCCAGCGGCCCAACATAAATTTCCATCGGATAGCGCGAAAAATTGGTGATGTAAAACCAAAAATCGTACAGCGTTTGGTTGCGCCCCAACCACACGCTGGTGGCGGCCAGCACAATCATCAGGCTGTACAAAATCAGCACGCCGCACAACACGTAGAACGGATACAACACGGCAGCCCACGGCGTCGGCGTGTAATCTAGCTTCACCATGGCATAGCACAGCAGCCCAATGGCCAGGGCGAAATTAGCAAAGCTGGACCAATCGACTTTCGTCAGCGAAATTAAAAACTGCGTGTCGATCGGCTTGAGCAATGCAAAATCGAGCCCGCCGGTCCGCACCAACTCACTGAACTCCTCGGCATTGGGCATGAAAAACGCTTCCACCAAACTGTTGACAAACAGGGTCGTGGCCAGGAACACAAAAAACTGATAATGCCCCCACCCGGCAATCGCCTTCGTAAACTGATACAACAGCACGTAAAAGCCCAAGTTCATCAGCATCCAACTGATGCTGGAAATGCACTCGATGATGAAGTTGGCGCGAAACGTCATGTTCCGTACCAAACTATTACGGGCAAACGTGAGAAACACGCGGTAGTAGGAAGCACGCTGCATGTCAAATCGGTTAAAATGGTAGCCGCGAGTGCACATTTACATTCGGCAATCGCTCTCGCAACGTCTGAAAAGGTTTATTCGATACCGGCGGGTGGTAAACTGCATAATCAATGTCTTTATCGTTGGGTTCTCGCACGCTCCAAAAGACAATTTCTTTCAAGGCTTTCAATTCAGACAACTTTTGAATCATCGCCTCGTCGAATTGTTGTGGATCGGCAAAAAATGAAATCGATTCAATCGCTGGCAGATATTCAAATAGCTCTGAAATTTCAGAGGCCTGAACGCTTTGACGGAATTCGATCGCCGTGACCCGTATAAATGCTGTTGGATCACCAGCCCATTTGAGCCACCCGGGCATTTTCTGTTTCCAAGTTATCCAGCCGTATTGCGAAAGTCGTGGGGCTGCCTGCCCTTCCCGTTGATATTCCGCCTCCTGGGCGCGATACCAAAGCATTGCCGAACCGAGTAAAACGCAAATCAGCGTTACCGTAATCAGCAGCGTGCGCAATCCAAACCGCAGCCGCCAGCGGGGGCGTTTGACCTGTTCTGCTTGGGTGGTTGAATCTCCCATGGGTATTAACGCCGAAGGCGTTTAACTCCATAGTCCAGGGTCGCGATAGCGCACCCTGGGTAACTTGATCAAAAAATCCAACGAACCCCAACAGGGTTCCACATTTTATTGTTCAATCCCACACATATCGTTCATCAATCTCCACTTCATACAGTTTACACAATCGCCGAAATTCATCTTGAAACGATTCCTGCCGATGGTGTTCTTCTTGGTTAATAATGTACTGTGTCAATGCTTCGACATGCGCCGGACTGACGGAAAAATGCGCCATAGCCGTTTTGCCAGCCAAATTCTTGAAGTTGTGGCCGTAAATCCTTAATCCATTTTGACGAATCCCGCTTCAGCTCACGGATCAACGTCGAAACGTCGACTGTTTTCCCCAACCGACACAGAATGTGAACGTGATCTTCGATGCCGCCAACGCGCAGCGACGGCGACTGCTGGTTCGCACAGATGCCAAGTAAATATCCGTGAAGTCGACCGCGGATTTCTTTGTTTTGAAGAAACGGACGCCGATCTTTCGTCGAAAATACAATGTGCACGTAAATTTGGACGAGAGATTGCGGCATCGGCGGTTAGTCATGTGGAACCCCGTTGGGGTTCGTGTGGTTGGTACGAATTCTTTTCCCAGGGTGCGCCGCAGCGGCGACCCTGGGCTATGGAGTTAAACGCCTTCGGCGTAATGTCTCGGCAACGAATTTAACTCAAGTTACTTGCTGGACTGTTGAGAACGCCTTCGGCGGAATGCATCAACCTTTCCTGTCAAATGCCGTTTGAGTAATGACTCATTACAAATTCCCCTCAGCCCCCGAACGCCGAATACCGCCGCACGCCGCGGTTGAACAACCACCGCGAGGCAAACACAAAAAACGCCACCCAGCCTAATTCCACCAGCAGTCCGCGGATCAGCGCGGCGCCGGTAATTTTTCCTAAGAATACTGCACACGGAAAATAACACAGATATTGCAGCGGCAGCAGCCGGACCAGCGCGCCCAAGGAAACGGCGCCCGGCAGCATGATTTTG
Coding sequences within:
- a CDS encoding ABC-2 family transporter protein → MQRASYYRVFLTFARNSLVRNMTFRANFIIECISSISWMLMNLGFYVLLYQFTKAIAGWGHYQFFVFLATTLFVNSLVEAFFMPNAEEFSELVRTGGLDFALLKPIDTQFLISLTKVDWSSFANFALAIGLLCYAMVKLDYTPTPWAAVLYPFYVLCGVLILYSLMIVLAATSVWLGRNQTLYDFWFYITNFSRYPMEIYVGPLGSPLRMLFTFVIPVLVVVNVPARLMAMPMEPQYWYLALFALAATAASIVASRWIFLRSLEAYRSASS
- a CDS encoding transposase, which produces MPQSLVQIYVHIVFSTKDRRPFLQNKEIRGRLHGYLLGICANQQSPSLRVGGIEDHVHILCRLGKTVDVSTLIRELKRDSSKWIKDLRPQLQEFGWQNGYGAFFRQSGACRSIDTVHY